The genomic region CATCGGCTTCTTTCATAATTTCTTCGTCGTGTTCCACGACAATTACAGTATTGCCCAGGTCACGAAGGTTCTTGAGCACACCAATTAGGCGTTCGCCATCCCTGGGATGCAACCCAATAGAAGGTTCGTCTAGAATATACATGGATCCTACAAGGCTACTGCCTAATGAGGTCGCCAGGTTAATACGCTGGGATTCTCCACCAGAAAGGCTATTAGATTTTCTATTTAGGGTAAGATAATCCAGGCCAACTTCAGATAAAAACTGTAAACGGTTATTAATTTCAGTAAGTAAACGTTTCGCGATTTTAGCTTCGTATTCATCTAATTTTAACTCAGCAAAAAAAGCTCTTACTTTATCCAGAGGCTTAACTACAAGCTCTGTAATACTTGATCCGTTAATTTTTACATATTCAGCTTCTTGGCGAAGTCTTTTTCCCTGACATGCCGAACATTTTGTTTTACCACGATAACGAGAAAGCATAACACGATTCTGAATTTTATAGGCTTTACTTTCTAAAAATTCAAAAAACTGATTTAACCCTTCAAAATATTCATTTCCATTCCAAACCAGTTCTTTTTGCTTTGGAGTCAATTCAAAATAAGGCTTGTGCACCGGGAAATCGAATTTATGTGAATTATTTACAAGTTGATCCCGATACCAGCTCATGCTTTCACCCCGCCAGGGATAAATAGCATTGTCGTAGATAGAAAGGCCGGTGTTAGGAATGACTAAATCTTCATCAATACCAATTACATCGCCGTAGCCTTCACATTTAGGACAGGCGCCGTAAGGATTATTAAAACTGAATAGGTGAACGTTAGGCTCCAGAAAATTCATCCCGTCCAATTCAAATTTATTGCTGAAGTGATGTAACTTATTATCAGCGAGTGTTTCGATATAGAGTTCTCCTTTTCCTTCAAAAAAAGCAGCTTCAATAGCATCGGCTAAGCGATTAAAGAAATCTTCATCATCTTTTTTAATCACACGATCTACGACCAAAGAGGTGTTTTCAGGTTTCACTTTACTTAGGTCGGCTTCATCGATCCTTAAAACTTCATCTTTAACTTTTATTCGGCTATATCCCTGTTGTGCCAGAATTTTAATTTTTTCATCTAAATCTCTTCCTTCTTCAACATAAATAGGGGCGAGTAGGAGGAGTTTGGTACGATCTGGAAATTGTTTCACAAAATGAACCACATCGGTCACAGAATCCTTTTTAACTTCTCTCCCTGAAATTGGAGAAAAAGTCCGCCCAATTCTGGCATATAGTAATTTTAGATAGTCATAAATTTCAGTAGAGGTTCCTACGGTAGATCTTGGATTGGTAGAATTTACCTTTTGTTCTATAGCGATTGCCGGGGCAATACCTTTAATATAGTCTACCTTTGGTTTATTAAGCCTTCCCAAGAATTGTCTGGCGTAAGAGGATAAGCTCTCTACATATCTTCGCTGTCCTTCAGCATAAAGTGTATCAAAAGCTAAACTGGATTTTCCAGAGCCGGAAAGACCTGTAATTACCACCAGTTTATTACGTGGAATAACAACATTAATATCTTTAAGATTGTGCAATTTTGCACCTTTAATGATAATATTTTCTTTGGGGTTTACCTTTTCTAAATCTGTATTCATGTTCACTTTCTAGCAATAAGTATGCAAAGGTACTTAATCTAGACCAGTGCAAAAAGCCATTAAAATCCTATAGTATTGTTAAAATTTTAAGCTTTTATTTGTATATCTCAAATTTAGTTTGCTATATTTGGAACCGAACTCAAAAATAAATCTGCCTATAGTACACAGTTACTTTTATATCTAAATAACCTAATCTAAGACAGGGCCTGGCCCTTTAAAAGTAACTGTATGGAAAAAACTAAGGTAACAGATGCCGTTTTGGTTAAAGACTACATTAACGGAAACGAGCTTGCTCTCTCAGAACTTATTCGTCGTCATCAACACAGAATTTACAGTTTCATTTATTCCAAGGTATTTGACAAAGATATTGCTGAAGACATCTTTCAGGACACATTCATCAAAGTCATCAATACATTAAAACGAGGGAAGTATAACGAAGAAGGGAAATTTTTACCCTGGGTAATGCGTATTGCCCACAACCTGGTGATCGATCATTTTAGAAGAAACAAAAGAATGCCCAAATTTGATAATAGTGGCGATTTTAATATTTTTTCTGTATTAAGTGATTCTGGATTAAATGCCGAAAAACAAATTATCAAAGATCAAATTGAAAGCGATTTGCGCGAAGTTATAAGAGAGCTTCCCGAAGATCAGTTAGAGGTTTTAACAATGCGTATTTATAAAGAGATGAGTTTTAAGGAGATTTCGGAACGCACAGGAGTGAGTATCAATACTGCCTTGGGCCGCATGAGATATGCACTTATAAATCTTAGAAAAATAATAGAGAAACATAATTTAGTTTTAACGAATTAAGTTTACAATATTCTAAATTAAGCTACGTTATGTAATCATAACCATCAAATAGTTTAATTAATGAGGAATATTTACTTTGAAAAACCTTCGAAAGAAGAAAAATTACAAGATTTGAAACCTAAAGAAGAAACCATAAAGTTTCTATTAAATTATTCGAAAGCATTAAAAGTTTTGCCTGGTGAGAACGAGGATTTTGAAATGCTTTTAAACTAAAAATTCTGGCCTGCTACTTAGCAGGCCTTTTTATTTTTCTTAAACTCATTTAAAATTAAGGCTATGATATCTTAGTCTAGCTTCGAAATCATAAAAACGTATCCGGTTCATACCTGTGGTCTTGCCCTGAGACTCTAAATTTAGATAGAATTATAAAAATTTTAAAATTTGTTTTTCTATAGTTTTCTTTTATAATCTTAAATTGAGGAAAAAATAAATTATGAAGGATGTAAAACTTGCTATTATTTATTATAGCTCAACCGGTACCAATTATAAACTTTCCAAAGCGGCAGAAGAAGCAGCAAAAGACCTTGGAGTTAAAGAAATTAAATTTCTAAGGGTAGAAGAGACGGTGCCAGAGGAAATCATGAAAACTAATGAAGACTGGATAAAACATTTTAATGATACAAAAGATGTTCCGGTAGCCTCCATAGACGATTTGGAATGGGCAGATGCCATTATTTTTTCAGCGCCTACAAGATACGGAAATTTGCCATCACAATTTAGTAGTTTAATGGATTCTACTGGTCCGTTATGGCAAAAAGGAAAACTTGTGGATAAAGTAGTAAGCGGGATGACCAGTGCAGGAAACCCTCATGGAGGACAAGAGGGTACTTTACTCGCTTTATACAAATCTATGATGCATTGGGGGGCTGTGATTGCTAACCCTGGTTATAGCGATCCCGTGATTTTTGAAACCGGAGGTAATCCTTATGGCTTTAGTACCGTTGGAGGAAGTGATTTATCAGATAAAGATAAACAGGCTATAAAAGCTCAGGTGAAGCGTACAGTGGGCATCGCTGCCAAAATAAAAGCTTAGAACAGCTGATTTAATATAAATAGTAGATAAAAGCTCCAGGATCGGAGCTTTTATCATTTTACTCAATAATCGCGATTTAATGTTTAGATCCCGATCACTACTGAGATGTTTATACCTGGAAATAAAAAGAATTTTCTAATCAAGCTGCATGCGCTTGCCCTAAGATAGTTTACTTCTTCTTTTTAGATAATTTTGTCTCATATTCTTTAATCACCGATTTGCGGCCAATTGTTTTAGTGATAATATCTTTTTCAAGATTCCATCCTCTGGCCGGAGAGTACTGCCTACCGTACCAGATAATTTGTAAATGAAGCTCATTCCAAAGATCTTTAGGAAACAATCGCTTCGCGTCTTTTTCGGTTTGCGCTACGCTTTTTCCATTAGAGAGATTCCAGCGATACATTAAACGATGAATATGTGTATCTACCGGGAAAGCCGGTACATTAAAAGCCTGTGACATCACAACACTCGCAGTTTTATGACCAACAGCGGGTAAGCTTTCTAAAGCTTCAAAATCTGCAGGTACCTGTCCGTTATATTTTTCTAATAAAATTTCAGAAAGACCATGGATCCCTTTCGATTTCATGGGGGATAACCCACAGGGTTTTATAATTTCTCTGATTTCTTCAATAGTTAATTTCACCATTTTTTGTGGAGTATCGGCAACTTCAAATAAAAGCGGTGTAATTTGATTTACCTTAACATCTGTACTTTGGGCAGAAAGCAAAACAGCAATTAAAAGGGTATAAGGATCTTTATGATCTAATGGAATAGGAATTTCAGGATAAATATGTTGTAAAGTGTCAATTACAAATTGCACTTTTTGTTGTTTGTCCATAAAGCTTTAATTTTAAACAAAAATAAGAATTATGACAACATTAAAAACAGGAGATAAAGCCCCAGATTTTGCCGTAGAAGATCAAGACGGAAATTTGATAAAACTTTCAGATTTTAAAGGAAAGAAACTGGTGCTATTTTTCTATCCAAAAGCCAGCACTCCTGGTTGTACAGCAGAAGCCTGTAACCTTCGTGATA from Zunongwangia profunda SM-A87 harbors:
- a CDS encoding RNA polymerase sigma factor, which gives rise to MEKTKVTDAVLVKDYINGNELALSELIRRHQHRIYSFIYSKVFDKDIAEDIFQDTFIKVINTLKRGKYNEEGKFLPWVMRIAHNLVIDHFRRNKRMPKFDNSGDFNIFSVLSDSGLNAEKQIIKDQIESDLREVIRELPEDQLEVLTMRIYKEMSFKEISERTGVSINTALGRMRYALINLRKIIEKHNLVLTN
- a CDS encoding endonuclease III domain-containing protein, translating into MDKQQKVQFVIDTLQHIYPEIPIPLDHKDPYTLLIAVLLSAQSTDVKVNQITPLLFEVADTPQKMVKLTIEEIREIIKPCGLSPMKSKGIHGLSEILLEKYNGQVPADFEALESLPAVGHKTASVVMSQAFNVPAFPVDTHIHRLMYRWNLSNGKSVAQTEKDAKRLFPKDLWNELHLQIIWYGRQYSPARGWNLEKDIITKTIGRKSVIKEYETKLSKKKK
- the wrbA gene encoding NAD(P)H:quinone oxidoreductase, whose product is MKDVKLAIIYYSSTGTNYKLSKAAEEAAKDLGVKEIKFLRVEETVPEEIMKTNEDWIKHFNDTKDVPVASIDDLEWADAIIFSAPTRYGNLPSQFSSLMDSTGPLWQKGKLVDKVVSGMTSAGNPHGGQEGTLLALYKSMMHWGAVIANPGYSDPVIFETGGNPYGFSTVGGSDLSDKDKQAIKAQVKRTVGIAAKIKA
- the uvrA gene encoding excinuclease ABC subunit UvrA, coding for MNTDLEKVNPKENIIIKGAKLHNLKDINVVIPRNKLVVITGLSGSGKSSLAFDTLYAEGQRRYVESLSSYARQFLGRLNKPKVDYIKGIAPAIAIEQKVNSTNPRSTVGTSTEIYDYLKLLYARIGRTFSPISGREVKKDSVTDVVHFVKQFPDRTKLLLLAPIYVEEGRDLDEKIKILAQQGYSRIKVKDEVLRIDEADLSKVKPENTSLVVDRVIKKDDEDFFNRLADAIEAAFFEGKGELYIETLADNKLHHFSNKFELDGMNFLEPNVHLFSFNNPYGACPKCEGYGDVIGIDEDLVIPNTGLSIYDNAIYPWRGESMSWYRDQLVNNSHKFDFPVHKPYFELTPKQKELVWNGNEYFEGLNQFFEFLESKAYKIQNRVMLSRYRGKTKCSACQGKRLRQEAEYVKINGSSITELVVKPLDKVRAFFAELKLDEYEAKIAKRLLTEINNRLQFLSEVGLDYLTLNRKSNSLSGGESQRINLATSLGSSLVGSMYILDEPSIGLHPRDGERLIGVLKNLRDLGNTVIVVEHDEEIMKEADEIIDIGPEAGTNGGHVVATGTLKEILKSDSLTSQYLNNKKRIEVPKKRRKWTREINLLGARENNLKNIDVMFPLGIFTAITGVSGSGKSTLVKKLLYPAVQKQLGGYGEKVGQFSDIKGDFKNLGSVEFIDQNPIGRSSRSNPVTYIKAYDDIRNLFSSQKLSKIRGYKPKHFSFNVDGGRCEVCKGEGEVTIEMQFMADVHLQCEACDGKRFKKEILEVQFKDKNIDNILNMTIDDAIDFFDKHNEDKIANKLQPLQDVGLGYVQLGQSSSTLSGGEAQRIKLASFLVKGNTRDKALFIFDEPTTGLHFHDIQKLLKSFNALIDKGHTVIVIEHNMDLVKCADYVIDLGAEGGENGGYLVTQGTPEQIIKSKDSYTAKYLAPKLK